The Blattabacterium cuenoti genome includes a region encoding these proteins:
- the nusA gene encoding transcription termination factor NusA — protein MDNEALIDSFSDFKYEKNIDRVNLMAILEESIRCVLRKKYDSSKNYDIIVNPDQGDLEIWRNRIVVKDGEVKDINKEIELSTARKIEPDFEIGEEVTEKVELQSLGRRAVLSLKQNLFSKINEYDNTNTYKKFKNKIGEIINVEVYHILSKQIIMRDEEQNEMFLPKQEQIPSDFFRKGDPVRALVKRVDWKDNRPFAILTRRDEAFLEELFKLEIPEVSDGLITVKKVARIPGEKAKIAVESYDDRIDPVGACVGMKGSRIHPIVRELKNENIDVINYTSNTQLYITRALNPAKVSMMEVNEEHKYVNVYVKLEEISKAIGKGGQNIRLASQLTGYKIHIFRDFPYEDDVELTEFSDEIEPEVLERFHKVGLNTAKSVLNYRKDDLSKRTNLEEKIITKVVSILKKEFEEEFNINT, from the coding sequence ATGGATAATGAAGCTTTAATAGATTCTTTTTCAGATTTTAAATATGAAAAAAATATAGATAGAGTAAATCTTATGGCTATTTTAGAAGAATCTATCCGATGCGTTTTAAGAAAAAAATATGATTCATCTAAAAATTACGACATTATTGTAAATCCAGATCAAGGAGATTTAGAGATATGGAGAAATCGTATAGTAGTGAAAGATGGAGAAGTAAAAGATATAAATAAAGAAATAGAATTATCTACAGCTCGTAAAATAGAGCCTGATTTTGAAATAGGAGAAGAAGTAACAGAAAAAGTAGAATTACAATCTTTGGGACGAAGAGCTGTTTTATCTTTGAAACAAAATTTGTTTTCAAAAATCAACGAATACGATAATACAAATACTTATAAGAAATTTAAAAACAAAATAGGAGAAATCATTAATGTTGAAGTATATCATATTTTGTCTAAGCAAATTATTATGAGAGATGAAGAACAAAACGAAATGTTTTTACCTAAACAAGAACAAATTCCAAGTGATTTTTTTAGAAAAGGAGATCCAGTTAGAGCATTGGTTAAACGAGTAGATTGGAAAGACAATAGGCCTTTCGCTATTCTCACTAGAAGAGATGAAGCTTTTTTGGAAGAACTTTTTAAATTAGAAATACCAGAAGTCTCTGATGGTTTAATTACAGTAAAAAAAGTTGCACGTATACCAGGTGAAAAAGCTAAAATTGCTGTAGAATCTTATGATGATCGTATAGATCCAGTTGGCGCCTGTGTAGGAATGAAAGGATCTAGAATTCATCCTATTGTTAGAGAACTGAAAAATGAAAACATAGATGTCATAAATTATACTTCTAATACACAATTGTATATTACAAGGGCCCTAAATCCTGCTAAAGTTTCTATGATGGAAGTTAATGAAGAACATAAGTATGTCAACGTATATGTAAAACTTGAAGAAATATCAAAAGCAATTGGAAAAGGTGGGCAGAATATTAGATTAGCTAGTCAATTAACTGGATACAAAATTCATATATTTAGAGATTTCCCTTATGAAGATGATGTAGAACTAACAGAATTTTCTGATGAAATAGAACCAGAAGTATTAGAAAGATTTCATAAAGTAGGCTTAAATACTGCTAAATCTGTTTTAAATTACAGAAAAGATGATCTCAGCAAACGAACCAATCTTGAAGAAAAAATAATAACCAAAGTGGTTTCCATATTAAAAAAAGAATTTGAAGAAGAATTCAATATAAATACATAA
- the aspS gene encoding aspartate--tRNA ligase encodes MYRTHNCGELCEKDIGKEVILSGWIQKKRNFGSLCFIDIRDYFGITQLIFSRKLIDKKFFLGKEFLIKIKGKVVERSSKNYKIPTGKIEILVSQIEILNSSLPTPFTIENQTDGNEEIRMIYRYLDIRRNTIKNNLIVRHNLALEIRNFLSKNGFLEIETPILINYTPEGARSFVVPSRTHIGKFYALAQSPQLFKQLLMIGGIDKYFQIVKCFRDEDARSDRQIEFTQIDCEMSFVGVNDVLTFFEYFIKHLFKKIKNIQLETFPCISYSDAMKMYGTDSPDIRFGMPFIELNNLIKKNISFLKEQELVIGIKIKKCYNAYEQINYLLKKIENENIFWIQCLSDKTLLSSNPDFMNEEIIIIFINHFQVKPGDFLFISYGRKRKAREILGKIRLEIANHFNLRNPKIFKPLWITDLPLFEWNEKYKRYKSVHHPFTSPKEEDIHLLEKHPESIRSKSYDLIINGIEIGSGSIRIHNQNIQNLIFKHLGLSAKEIESKFGFFIKAFEYGTPPHGGIAFGLDRLINLLEGNDDIKNFIAFPKNNYGKDIMINAPSFLKKEKLKELHFR; translated from the coding sequence ATGTATAGAACACATAATTGTGGTGAATTGTGCGAAAAAGATATTGGTAAAGAGGTCATATTATCTGGATGGATTCAAAAAAAAAGAAATTTTGGATCTCTATGTTTTATAGACATTAGAGATTATTTTGGAATAACACAACTTATTTTTTCTAGAAAGTTAATAGATAAAAAATTTTTTTTGGGAAAAGAATTTTTAATTAAAATTAAAGGAAAAGTAGTTGAAAGATCATCCAAAAATTACAAGATCCCTACAGGAAAAATAGAAATTTTAGTATCTCAGATAGAAATTTTGAATTCTTCTCTTCCTACTCCTTTTACTATTGAAAATCAAACTGATGGAAATGAAGAAATTAGAATGATATACAGATATCTTGATATAAGAAGAAATACTATAAAAAACAATTTGATTGTTCGTCATAATCTTGCTTTAGAAATACGAAATTTTCTTTCTAAAAATGGGTTTTTAGAAATAGAAACTCCTATATTGATAAATTATACACCAGAAGGTGCTAGAAGTTTTGTCGTTCCATCTAGAACACATATTGGAAAATTTTATGCATTAGCTCAATCTCCCCAACTATTTAAACAATTATTAATGATAGGTGGAATAGATAAATATTTTCAAATTGTGAAATGTTTTAGGGATGAAGATGCCCGTTCTGACAGACAAATTGAATTTACACAAATAGATTGTGAAATGTCTTTTGTAGGAGTTAACGACGTATTAACTTTCTTTGAATATTTTATAAAACATTTATTTAAAAAGATAAAAAATATTCAATTAGAAACTTTTCCTTGCATTTCTTATTCTGATGCAATGAAAATGTATGGAACGGATAGTCCTGATATTCGTTTTGGAATGCCATTTATAGAATTAAATAATTTGATTAAAAAAAATATTTCTTTCTTAAAAGAACAAGAATTAGTAATAGGAATCAAGATAAAAAAATGTTATAATGCTTATGAACAGATTAATTATCTTTTAAAAAAAATAGAAAATGAAAATATTTTTTGGATACAATGTTTATCCGATAAAACTTTGCTTTCTTCTAATCCAGATTTTATGAATGAAGAAATTATAATAATTTTTATCAATCATTTTCAAGTTAAACCTGGTGATTTTTTATTCATTTCTTACGGAAGAAAAAGAAAAGCTAGAGAAATACTCGGAAAAATTCGTTTAGAAATAGCTAATCATTTTAATTTAAGAAATCCAAAAATTTTTAAACCTTTATGGATTACAGATTTACCTCTTTTTGAATGGAATGAAAAATATAAGAGATATAAATCTGTACATCATCCATTTACAAGTCCAAAAGAAGAAGATATTCATTTGTTGGAAAAACATCCAGAAAGTATTCGTTCTAAATCTTACGATTTAATTATAAACGGAATAGAAATTGGAAGTGGATCTATACGTATTCATAATCAAAATATACAAAATTTGATTTTTAAACATTTAGGACTATCTGCAAAAGAAATAGAATCTAAATTCGGATTTTTTATCAAAGCTTTTGAATATGGAACTCCACCTCATGGAGGAATAGCTTTTGGGTTAGATAGGTTAATTAATCTTTTAGAAGGGAATGATGACATAAAGAATTTTATTGCTTTTCCAAAAAACAATTATGGAAAAGATATAATGATCAATGCTCCATCTTTTTTGAAAAAAGAAAAATTGAAAGAATTACATTTTCGTTAA
- a CDS encoding inorganic diphosphatase, with product MKVNFDVLIEIPKGSRNKYEFDKKNNLIRLDRVLYSPMSYPTDYGFIPKTLSMDGDPLDALVFLTEPTIPGCLIKVKPIGIFFMTDEKGEDEKIICVPIADPNYNTINSIDEISLHTKKEIEHFFLVYKDLENKKVKIGNWKNQEKAIFVYEQSCLRYKNHLTKM from the coding sequence ATGAAAGTCAATTTTGATGTACTTATTGAAATTCCAAAAGGAAGTAGAAATAAGTATGAATTTGATAAAAAAAATAATCTCATTCGATTAGATCGAGTTTTATATTCTCCTATGAGTTATCCAACAGATTATGGATTTATTCCAAAAACACTTTCTATGGATGGAGATCCATTAGATGCATTAGTTTTTTTGACAGAACCTACAATTCCGGGTTGTTTAATAAAAGTAAAACCTATTGGAATTTTTTTTATGACAGATGAAAAAGGAGAAGATGAAAAAATTATTTGTGTGCCTATTGCTGATCCAAATTATAATACAATAAATAGTATTGATGAAATTTCTTTACATACTAAAAAAGAGATAGAACATTTTTTTTTAGTATATAAAGATCTAGAAAACAAAAAAGTGAAAATAGGAAATTGGAAAAATCAAGAGAAAGCTATTTTTGTATATGAACAATCTTGTTTACGATATAAAAATCATTTAACGAAAATGTAA
- a CDS encoding NAD(P)H-hydrate dehydratase, translating to MKILSLNQIRRADQYCIDYESISSIELMDRAAKSCFNWILKNRHFQVRKVPFIVLSGNGNNGGDGLSLAKMLYFYGAKVSIYIVNISNHFSNEFLINKDKVLRYGIPLQVLCEGEKFPLLDKESYLIDAIFGIGFNRLINQYWKSFFHYINEKKFQSVLSIDIPSGLFMEKNHDDFTGIIKATHTLTFQVPKLPFFLQDYANYVGKWEILNIGWKSDFLQKMHTKNFYIDDQCIYAIKKTRKKFSHKGNYGHGIIIGGNYGMMGSVILAAKSSLRTGIGKLSVYVPSCGYEIIQNAFPEVIVKTDMKKHWISNIVIPTDINAIGIGIGMGKHPKTEYAFESFLLKIKHKKISMIVDADALNILSNRLKLLNLLPKNTIITPHPKEFYRLFGPWKNDYQKLDLLKRMSMKYKIFVILKGAHSIISTPCGNLYFNSTGNPGMSTAGSGDVLTGMIMSLLSQGYSPKKSCIMGVYLHGLAGDIASKKLSEESIISSDIIDHIGAAYQEITI from the coding sequence ATGAAAATTCTTTCTTTAAATCAAATCAGAAGAGCTGATCAATACTGTATTGATTACGAATCAATTTCTTCTATCGAATTAATGGATAGAGCAGCTAAAAGCTGTTTTAATTGGATTCTTAAAAATAGACACTTTCAAGTTAGAAAAGTTCCATTTATCGTATTATCAGGAAACGGAAATAATGGAGGAGATGGACTTTCTTTGGCTAAAATGTTATATTTTTACGGAGCTAAAGTTTCCATATACATTGTGAATATTTCCAATCACTTTTCAAATGAATTTTTAATCAATAAAGATAAAGTATTAAGATATGGCATTCCTTTACAAGTTCTTTGTGAAGGAGAAAAATTTCCTTTATTGGATAAGGAAAGTTATTTGATTGATGCTATTTTTGGAATAGGATTTAATCGATTGATCAACCAATATTGGAAGTCTTTTTTTCATTATATCAATGAAAAAAAGTTTCAATCTGTTTTATCTATAGACATTCCCTCTGGTCTTTTTATGGAAAAAAATCATGATGATTTTACAGGAATAATTAAGGCTACTCATACTTTAACTTTTCAAGTTCCAAAATTACCTTTTTTCTTGCAAGATTATGCAAATTATGTTGGAAAATGGGAAATATTGAACATTGGATGGAAAAGTGATTTTCTTCAAAAAATGCATACAAAAAACTTTTATATAGATGATCAATGCATTTATGCTATAAAAAAAACAAGAAAAAAATTTTCCCATAAAGGAAATTATGGACATGGAATTATTATAGGTGGAAATTATGGAATGATGGGATCTGTTATACTTGCTGCAAAATCTAGTTTACGAACTGGAATAGGAAAATTAAGTGTATATGTCCCTTCTTGTGGATATGAAATTATACAGAATGCTTTTCCAGAAGTTATTGTAAAAACAGATATGAAAAAACATTGGATAAGTAATATTGTTATCCCAACTGATATAAATGCAATAGGAATAGGAATAGGAATGGGGAAACATCCTAAAACTGAATATGCTTTTGAATCTTTTCTATTAAAAATAAAACACAAAAAGATATCTATGATAGTTGATGCAGATGCCTTAAATATATTATCAAATCGATTAAAATTATTAAATCTTCTTCCAAAAAATACTATTATCACTCCACATCCAAAAGAATTTTATAGATTGTTTGGACCATGGAAAAATGATTATCAAAAATTGGATCTTTTAAAAAGAATGTCTATGAAATATAAAATATTTGTTATATTAAAAGGAGCTCATTCCATTATTTCTACTCCCTGTGGGAATCTGTATTTTAACAGTACTGGAAATCCAGGAATGTCAACAGCTGGAAGTGGAGACGTTCTGACTGGAATGATAATGAGTTTATTATCTCAAGGTTATTCTCCAAAAAAATCATGTATAATGGGAGTTTATTTACATGGATTAGCAGGAGATATTGCTTCAAAGAAATTAAGCGAAGAATCAATCATTTCTAGTGATATTATTGATCACATAGGAGCAGCTTATCAGGAAATTACAATTTAA
- the infB gene encoding translation initiation factor IF-2, which yields MTDKIRLKTVLTQFNISLQRVVRFLQKKGIEIEHNPNAKIEGQVYKFLVREFQTYKEIRDESEKVFLQKRMEKEKIKEELLKSKHIHAPQIIRAKSDNLIGFKKIGKINIDILDKKYDTKEEKKNNLHKHKKVENKFKENKPEHIDTIYQKLDGVMLTGDRIDLSQFEKKRTKQENHIKKKRKRIKKEIFIDEMRNIPVRKKQDKEKKTSFKHSSEKKIDKSKSKKNSKKSGITDEQIEKQIKETLEKLSSKGIKSKASKIRKEKRQYKKEKRLLQNEIENEKKEKTLKVAEFTTVNELASMMKVNATDVIVSCMSLGIMVTMNQRLDAEILTLVADEFGYNVEFVGLDLEEAVQDDKDLEENLKQRPPIITVMGHVDHGKTSLLDYIRNTNVIAGEAGGITQHIAAYSVKYSENQSITFLDTPGHEAFTAMRARGAQITDIAIIVIAADDQVMPQTKEAISHAQAANVPIIFVFNKMDKPNANSDKIREQLANLNFLVEEWGGKYPSQEISAKLGTGVDKLLEKVLLVAELLDLKANPNKPAIGTVIEASLDKGRGYITTLLLQGGTLKVGDYVLAGSHHGKVKSILDERGKSIHSADPSKPITILGLNGAPTAGDKFKVFQDEKEAKQLASRREQLQREQNIRAQKHLTLDEIGRRIALGDFKELKIILKGDVDGSVEAIADALQKLSTDTIMVNIIYKGVGQITESDVLLASASDAIIIGFNVRPNIGAKNIAKKENIEIRTYSIIYDVTNDIQEAMDGMLSPEIREKILGNAEIREIFKIPKIGTIAGCMVVEGKLLRQAKVRLIREGIVIHNGEFTSLKRFKEDVKEVSKGYECGFGIKNYHNIRSGDLVEVYEELSTEKKVK from the coding sequence ATGACTGATAAAATCAGATTAAAAACAGTATTAACCCAATTCAATATTTCTTTACAAAGAGTAGTTCGTTTTTTACAAAAAAAGGGAATTGAAATAGAACATAATCCTAATGCAAAAATAGAAGGACAAGTCTACAAATTTCTTGTGCGAGAATTTCAAACTTATAAAGAAATACGAGATGAGTCTGAGAAAGTATTTCTGCAAAAAAGGATGGAAAAAGAAAAAATAAAAGAAGAATTGTTAAAATCAAAGCATATTCATGCTCCTCAAATTATACGTGCTAAGTCGGATAATTTAATTGGGTTCAAAAAAATAGGAAAAATCAATATTGATATATTAGACAAAAAATATGACACTAAAGAAGAAAAAAAAAATAATTTGCATAAACATAAAAAAGTAGAAAATAAATTTAAGGAGAATAAACCTGAACACATCGACACTATCTATCAAAAATTAGATGGGGTTATGTTAACAGGAGATAGAATTGATTTATCTCAATTTGAAAAAAAAAGAACTAAACAAGAAAATCACATTAAAAAAAAACGAAAAAGAATTAAAAAAGAAATTTTTATTGATGAAATGAGAAATATTCCTGTCAGGAAAAAACAGGATAAAGAAAAAAAAACTTCTTTTAAACATTCTTCTGAAAAGAAAATAGATAAGTCTAAGAGTAAAAAAAATTCAAAAAAATCAGGAATTACTGATGAACAAATAGAGAAGCAAATTAAAGAAACTTTGGAAAAGTTATCATCTAAAGGAATAAAATCAAAAGCTTCAAAAATTAGAAAAGAAAAACGTCAATACAAAAAAGAAAAAAGACTATTGCAAAATGAAATAGAAAATGAAAAAAAAGAAAAAACACTAAAGGTCGCTGAATTTACAACAGTTAACGAATTAGCATCCATGATGAAAGTTAATGCAACTGATGTCATTGTTTCTTGTATGTCTTTAGGAATAATGGTGACTATGAATCAAAGATTGGATGCAGAAATATTAACTTTAGTAGCAGATGAATTTGGATATAATGTAGAATTTGTTGGATTAGATTTAGAAGAAGCAGTTCAAGATGATAAGGATTTAGAGGAAAATTTAAAACAAAGACCTCCTATTATCACTGTCATGGGACATGTAGATCATGGTAAAACATCTTTATTAGATTATATTAGAAATACTAACGTTATTGCTGGAGAAGCTGGTGGAATTACTCAACATATAGCGGCTTATAGTGTAAAATATTCTGAAAATCAGAGCATTACTTTTTTAGACACTCCAGGTCATGAAGCGTTTACTGCTATGCGTGCAAGAGGTGCTCAAATAACAGATATTGCAATTATAGTTATTGCAGCAGACGATCAAGTTATGCCACAAACTAAAGAAGCTATCAGTCATGCTCAAGCTGCTAACGTCCCCATTATTTTTGTATTTAATAAAATGGATAAACCCAATGCAAATTCTGATAAAATTAGAGAACAATTAGCGAATTTAAATTTTTTAGTAGAAGAGTGGGGAGGAAAATATCCTTCTCAAGAAATATCAGCAAAATTGGGAACTGGAGTGGATAAATTGTTAGAAAAAGTTCTTTTAGTAGCTGAATTATTAGATTTAAAAGCTAACCCAAATAAACCAGCAATAGGAACAGTCATAGAAGCTTCTTTAGATAAAGGAAGAGGATATATCACGACTTTACTTTTACAAGGAGGAACGTTAAAGGTTGGTGATTATGTATTAGCCGGAAGTCATCATGGAAAAGTAAAGAGTATTTTAGATGAACGAGGAAAATCCATTCATTCAGCGGATCCATCAAAACCCATTACTATATTAGGATTAAATGGAGCTCCTACTGCAGGAGATAAATTTAAAGTTTTTCAAGATGAAAAAGAAGCAAAACAACTTGCTTCTAGAAGAGAGCAATTACAAAGAGAACAGAATATACGAGCTCAAAAACATCTTACATTAGATGAGATAGGAAGACGTATTGCACTAGGAGATTTCAAAGAATTAAAAATAATTCTTAAAGGAGATGTAGACGGTTCAGTAGAAGCTATTGCTGATGCTCTTCAAAAATTATCTACGGATACTATCATGGTAAATATTATTTACAAAGGAGTTGGTCAAATAACAGAATCTGATGTATTATTAGCAAGCGCTTCAGACGCAATCATAATAGGATTTAATGTTCGTCCTAATATTGGGGCTAAGAATATAGCCAAAAAAGAAAATATAGAAATACGAACTTACTCAATTATATATGATGTGACTAATGATATCCAAGAAGCTATGGATGGAATGCTTTCTCCTGAAATAAGAGAAAAAATATTAGGAAATGCTGAAATAAGAGAGATTTTTAAAATTCCAAAGATAGGAACTATAGCTGGATGTATGGTCGTCGAAGGAAAATTATTACGTCAAGCAAAAGTAAGATTGATTCGAGAAGGAATTGTTATACATAATGGGGAGTTTACTTCTCTAAAACGTTTTAAAGAAGATGTTAAAGAAGTTTCTAAGGGATATGAATGTGGTTTTGGAATCAAGAATTATCATAATATAAGATCTGGAGATCTTGTAGAGGTTTATGAGGAATTGTCTACAGAAAAAAAAGTTAAATAA
- a CDS encoding dihydrolipoamide acetyltransferase family protein, whose translation MADYNLTLPAMGESIAEATIIRWLKKEGDSIKKEDLLVEIATDKVDSEISSPVNGILKKKLFSPNEVAKVGSPIAILETEEKLKKFTVEDETMEENKKRFYSPLVRTIAHKEGVSFYELETIEGTGEKGRVTKKDILKYIQKNKMITPKYSDIFLSDHKNKENEEVVEMDRIRKITAEHMINSKNISAHVTSFVEADVTNIVKWREKMKDDFQKNTGEKLTLMSVFVECVVKAIKDLPMINISVNGTNIIKKRNIHIGLATALPNGNLIVPVIKNADSYNLGGLIKIINDLIKRAKSNQLKPEETQGGTYTISNIGSFGNLFGTPIIHQPQVAIMAIGLIQKKLSIIETPEGDSIGIRHKIYLSHSYDHRVIDGVLGGGFAKKVALYLEKFNCYTKI comes from the coding sequence ATGGCCGATTATAATTTGACCCTTCCAGCCATGGGTGAAAGTATAGCTGAGGCTACTATCATTCGTTGGTTAAAAAAAGAAGGAGATTCTATAAAAAAAGAAGACCTTTTGGTAGAAATAGCTACAGATAAAGTAGATTCTGAAATTTCTTCTCCAGTCAATGGTATTTTGAAAAAGAAATTATTTTCTCCTAATGAAGTGGCTAAGGTAGGAAGTCCGATAGCAATTTTAGAAACGGAAGAAAAGTTAAAAAAATTTACTGTAGAAGATGAAACAATGGAAGAAAATAAAAAACGTTTTTATTCTCCTCTTGTACGTACTATTGCCCATAAAGAAGGGGTTAGTTTTTACGAATTAGAAACAATAGAAGGAACTGGAGAAAAGGGCCGTGTCACTAAAAAAGACATATTAAAATATATTCAAAAAAATAAAATGATTACGCCTAAATACAGTGACATTTTTTTATCAGATCATAAAAATAAAGAAAATGAAGAAGTTGTAGAAATGGATAGAATTCGTAAAATCACTGCAGAACATATGATCAACAGCAAAAATATATCTGCACACGTTACTTCTTTTGTTGAAGCAGATGTCACCAATATTGTGAAATGGAGAGAAAAAATGAAAGATGATTTTCAAAAAAATACAGGAGAAAAACTAACCTTAATGTCTGTTTTTGTGGAATGTGTAGTCAAAGCTATTAAGGATCTTCCCATGATCAATATTTCTGTTAATGGAACAAATATAATAAAAAAAAGAAATATTCATATAGGATTAGCTACAGCATTACCTAATGGTAATTTGATTGTTCCTGTCATAAAAAACGCAGATTCTTATAATTTAGGAGGATTAATTAAAATTATTAATGACTTAATTAAAAGAGCTAAATCTAATCAATTAAAACCTGAAGAAACTCAAGGGGGTACCTATACAATTAGCAACATTGGGAGTTTCGGAAATCTTTTTGGAACTCCAATTATACATCAACCCCAGGTTGCCATTATGGCTATAGGTTTAATACAAAAAAAATTATCTATTATAGAAACACCAGAAGGTGATTCTATAGGAATCAGACATAAAATTTATTTGTCACATTCTTATGATCATCGTGTAATAGATGGAGTTTTAGGCGGAGGATTTGCTAAAAAAGTTGCTTTATATTTGGAAAAATTTAATTGTTATACAAAAATATAA